Within Cercospora beticola chromosome 6, complete sequence, the genomic segment ATTCTGATGATGAGATACGTGACTGCTGGACTGCTTCGTTGCAGTAATCTCGCCAGCTCTGTACGTGGGACGAATCTGCCAAATATTCGGCGGTCGTACTTGACCAGGCGAAACAGGCCAAGCAAATACAGCAAATCCTCGTTGTCGGCATCTTTTTGGCCCAGTGAATAGCGTTCCTGTTCCAACATGTGAGTGGCCAGAGAGGAGAGGAAAGGTGCATAAGGTATTATTCGTCCTAATGTGGCAATCGAGGACGCCAAAGATCCGTGGGTCCGTAGGGACGCGCAAATGTGTGCAAGCAGATTTTCGCAGTGGATCAACAGGATGTACGTGTATCGAGCGTCCAGTGCACTTTTCGTGAGAGCTTCAAGATATTGCTCGTTGCTGCCGTTCTGAATAATCTGCAGCAACCCTTCTGGGAGCTGGCCGCCCTGGCGCAGCAACTCGGTGTCCCAGGCGCACTCCATTGCAGTGCGAACAACGTCACGCGATGCGTGAGCGAAGTGGAGGGAAAATCTGGCAGAGCCAGTGTGTTATGTCGTCGAGCAGAAAAAAGTGCAGACTTCGAAGTCGATCAGGTTGGCGGTGGCGGCAAGTGCCGCGTGCACCCCCGAGAACGCCGCATTGGACGTTCGATTTGGTGGACGACGAGACACACGAGCACACGGTATTGACATCCCCCATCGACGCccacatcatcttcgccgatATGTCGCTCGCTCCTTCCTACGCCGCGCGCGCCTGCCGCCAATGTATCCGATCTTCGTCCCGATTCGCAGCCAGCACAATCCCACAACGGACACAGCAAAGGAGATGGCAGTCAACGGAATCCGCTGCTGCTCCCGAGAACGCAAAGATTGCCAGCATCGTAGACCAGATTAGCCAATTGACGCTTCTTGAGACGGCAGACCTTGTATCGACGCTGAAGGTAGGACAATGGCCGCCACCAAGCAAGGCTTGTTCCTGTACTAATGATCTGTTCTTTAGTCACGATTAAATATCCCTGACATGCCAATTGGtggctttgctgctgctggacctGCAGGCGGAGCTCCTgccgcggcagcagcagaggagcCCGAAGAGGCTGCTCCCgcgaaggaagagaagacatTGTTCAATTTGAAGCTGGAATCATTCGACGCGGCCGCGAAGCCAAAGATCATCAAGGAGGTCAAGGCAATGCTCGGCTTGAGCTTGGTAGATTCAAAGAAGTTCGTGGAGAGTGCGCCAaagatgatgaaggaggGTGTGCCAAAGgaggaggctgagaagaTTATCGAGACACTGAAGGCGCTGGGTGGtgtggtgaagatggagTAGAGGGACTTGGACGACTTTGTGGCAATACTTGCGATGTATGATGGGCTCAAAAGCATCGGAAAAGGCGCTGTTCTGCATGAGCTGGGTTGCGGACATACAGGAAGATATCATTGTACAGTATACGAGCGTACCTGGGCGCCAGAGCTGAGCACTAGACTGGGAGCGCCGCTCTATCAGCCACATGACTACTGCTTGAAATCGAATGAGCGCAATTGCTTCGTCTTCAGAGAAGCACAAGTACCGCAGACCAGCCTCACACCACCAACAAACAGCGCCACAGTAGAGGAAAGGGCGAAGCGATGCGCGGACTGCGAAGGAAACAGGAGGTGTATAGACATTTCACCGCGGCACATACTCCTCTCGACGTTGTCCAAGCATGCAGTTCTGTTGAAACTTACCGAAGCCTCTATGACAGGTTCTGGATCTCTGCTTTTAGGCCTCAGACAAATACGAGTGACGCGCTCTACTCGTGTGCAGCGAGGGCGTCGACATGCAGAATGGTGATTTAGTTCCTGCCAATATACGCGTGCTGGAATCAGCTGTGACAGCAGTGTGAACATTCAAAAGTACTCTGTCTTGCTGCTTCTAACACGCCACATAACGCAAGGGAATATGTACATATGCAGATACAGAACTCCTCGGCGCTGGTTCATACACAGGACAAATTTCGATCAACTTCAATTCCGCCTTAATTCCTCTATTGGCCTGGTGCAATGAGCATGCCCTTCTTCACTGCATCATGCTGCCAGCCGCCAGCAAGGGCCTCGCCACCACTCTTCTTAGCATGATCTGCTATCCGCGCCTCCAACTCGGGTCTGAAATGTCGGATGAGACCTTGGATCGGCCAAGCGAAAGCCTCGCCCAGCGCACAAATGGTGTGGCCTTCAACTTGCTTTGTGAGCTCCTGCATCATATCAATCTCACGTGATCGTGCCTGGCCCTTTTCGAAGCGGTGCATGATTTGCTCTGTCCATTTGCTGCCCTCACGGCAAGGTGTGCATTGACCGCACGATTCATGGTGGTAGAACTTGGAAAGACGCGAGATGGCGCGAACAACGTCTGTGCTCTGGTCCATGACAATGACTGCAGCGGTACCAAGACCAGACTGCGAATCCTTGAGTGCGTCGAAGTCCATCAGCTGGTCGTCACAGATCTTGCGAGGCAGAATCGGTGTCGATGAACCACCAGGGATGACGGCCTTCAAGTTATCCCAGCCACCACGTACACCGCCGCAGTGCTTATCGATCAGCTCCCGAAGTGGAATGGACATTTCTTCCTCAACAGTGCAAGGATTGTTGACGTGGCCGGAGATGCAGAAAAGCTTGGTGCCTGAGTTTCGCTCGCGTCCGAAGGAGTTGAACCAGCTAGCACCTCGTCGGCAAATCGTGGGTGCGACGGCAACAGTTTCGACGTTGGCAACAGTGGAAGGACAACCGAAGAGACCGACAGCAGCTGGGAACGGAGGCTTCAGACGTGGCTTTCCCGGCTTGCCCTCGAGTGATTCGATCAAAGACGTTTCCTCGCCGCAGACATAAGCACCCATGCCACGGTGCAAAAATACGTCAAAGTTGAAGCCGGATCCGCATGCGTTCTCGCCGAGGAAACCAGCTTGGTAAGCTTCCTGGATAGCTCGTTGCAACACGGTAGCTTCGTGGTAGAACTCGCCGCGGATGTAAATGTACGCTGCTGTGCACTGAGTTTGCTCCATTAGCGCGACCTCAAGAACTCTCGCGCACGATATTACTTACGTTCATGGCACGGCCAGCGACCAAACATCCCTCAATGAGTTTGTGAGGATCCTTTCGCATGATCTCACGGTCCTTGCACGTCCCCGGCTCTCCCTCATCGGCGTTGACGACGAGATATCGGGGCTTGGTGTCCTCGTCCCAGCCCTTCGGGTTCATGAAGCTCCACTTCATGCCCGATGGAAAGCCTGCACCTCCTCGCCCGCGCAGGCCAGAAGCCTTAATCTCTGATATGATCCAGTCGTGACCCTTGAGCAAGATCTCCTTCGTCTTGTACCAGTCTCCATACTTCATGGCGCTCTTTAGATCTGCCCCGTGGTGTCCGTACAAGTTGGTGAAGATACGGTCTTGATCCTTCAAGCCGCCGTGTCGGTGCACCGGCGGTGCATCCTGCACTGTAGCCATTCCTCGCTTCTGTTGGCCATCCTGTGCCACGGCCTGAGCGGGAGTGGTGGTCGAGAGGGTGCGAGCTGCGACCTTCGGGAGAGAGGTCGTCGCGCCGGCGCGCAGGGCGGCCTTGCTCGCTGGAGTGCTCAGCATCGTGggtgtcgtcgtcggcgATGTATTCGAAGGGTGAGCGAGGCTTCGTCGCCTGGACGCAGGACGATGGATTGCCTGCGATTGAACGTCTGAGGTGGTGGCAATGTCAATGATGCGGGCAAATCAAGTTAGCACACATTGGCCAGCAGTCAGCAACATTGTCATTGGCAGGAAGCACCCGCTGGTCTCCACTTCTGCGAGATCTCGCTCCTCTTCTCACAGAAAGTCTATCTTGCAGCGAGACTTCCACACCTCTTCCATCTCTCCGCTGCTGAACCCTTCACAATGCTAGCTTGTCGAGCTGTAACAGCCGTGTGTCATTGTGCTTGTCTCGAGGATGGCACGTGATGACATCGATTGCAATGTTTCCATTTCGGCCGAAGTGAACCATCTCAATATGGCATCCCACGAGTCACGACAATAATGTTCTGGAGCTGGAAAGGACCAGAGTCCTAAAAATTCAAGATCTGAATCTGGAAGCAACTTGGTAGTACCTTTACACGTCGTGATTGAAAGGACATAACGGGCATTTTGTAGGCGAGTTGGGGCTGAACATGCTCCCTCTGGTGAGGCTGCCAGGCTCAGCGCCTTCTCTATTCACCCAAGTAGCTGCAGTAACGTGCAGAGGCGTGATCCATGAGCGGGAAATGGCGTTGTAGAGAGATCTGGGTCACATGTCGAGCAACCCAGCCATTCACCGTAATGCGAAATGCCACGATCCCTCCAGCAACAAGCATCAGACTCGACCGCTGAGCACTCTGAAAAGTCTCTATTGACTGCCGGCAACGCCCTGGAAAAGTGAGGCCGAActtgcatctgctgctgcacgttgGCATGTGAAGCGACCTCCTGATTACCATTTGGCCGCAACCACCTTAGGCTTCAGCTTTCTTCTAATTCCAGGAGTTCCAGCCTTGCGACATCACCGCAGTCGAGCAGCACTGTCAGCTTTAGCAAAGAGAAGGCACAACTTCAGCTCAACACCGCAGACTCTTCCGACCCCTTCTCCATTCAGCCGCGATCCAAGCCAAGCCCAAGAGCTATTCACCAAACCCAGACTTGAGTCATCCTTTGCCAACCTGTTCCAAACACACCTCTCCCACACTCGAGTCAGAGGTCGACGCTTTGCACATTCGCCATGGACTTCAATCAGTTCGTGATCACTACGGTGCAGCCAGACGCAAAGGCCACTATGCGAGGCTCGCAAGGACAGAAGCcacgaaagaagaagagactcGAGCAGCCGCCGGCTTCTGGCGCTTTCGCCCAGGAGCATCAAGTCCCGGCCACGGAGGACTTGCCAGGACACCTGGCTCAGGCTGCTGAGGCTTCTCCCCATAGCGATGAAGTCGACGCTTGGGCGGAGGTAAGTGTTCTAAGTCCTTTGCTCTTTTAATCATCGTCCTTTGCCGCTCGCGGCACCATGTTCGTTTCTTCCGCGGTAAATCGCTGACGCAACTGACAAAGGTACAAGCCATGAGCGCCGATGACACGATCGATGCCGCCAATGCCCCACCATCTACGGGTGCCATTCCCAGCGTGGAGTCCGATGAATCGATGAACGGTTCCAGTTTGCTTGATCCAACCACAGCTTCTCGTAAGCACATGCGTATCGGCGGTGACCTGTACGAGATCTGGAAGCCGGGCGACAAAGACGGGGACGAATTTACAGATTGGTATGGCCGGACACCCAAGGTACCAGTCGAGCAGCGTTGGCGCATCTTTCAGGTAAGCTTGCATCAAGTCCTGTTCCTCGCGATCCTCTCTGGTTCTGTTGCACCTGCGGTGGTCACTCGAGTAGCAATAATACAGGCCCAGCGTATACGCTGGAACTCGAGTACTGACAATTTACAGAGCGACATAGGCAGGATCAGCTGGAGGGACGGCAATGTACCACCCAAATTCGTGTACCTTGATGACCGGGCTGCCCAGCAGGTGCTGGCATCGGATATTCCCAAGGCCAAGATCTGCAAGTTCTGGCAGCACGACTTCGGTCAGCCATGCAATattcgtcgccatcgtcgccacATCGGGCGCCCTGCCGTCAAGGATGAGAAAGCAGAGGGAAGCGCAAAATACCACTTCGCTCAGCATGGCGGCAAGGGACAAGATGTCTACTACTTCAGCGGCGATTCTGAATGGAAGCCGGTGCACTATCGTATTCCAGTCGAGGTAGCAAAGCCTCCAGAGCCAGAAGTCGTGCAGCCAAAGCGCAAGTACGACGACATTCTCGACGCGGAGCCAAACCGCCGTGCTCACGGGCACAATCAGTACACTCCAAAGGACATGCTGGTGAAGTTCGGAGCACCGTCATTTGCAAAGCCTGTTGAGAAGCATCACAAATTGCCGCCACTGCCAAAGCCGCATCAGAAGACCAGAGGCACCGAGAACCCAATCTTTGTAGAAAAGCGATTGATCGGAGACATGGCCCAGATCGCACGCGAGGCTGTACGTAAAGACGCTCAAAAGGCCCTTCGTGAGGCAAGCGTTGAGGATCTCCGAGCTGCTCTCCGGGCGCGTGAAGCCGTGCAGGGGACAGGAGCTGGAGACAGGGACGACTCCGCTGTTGCTCGTTCAAGCAACAGTCCGCCAGTGAAGCCTGCTGCCGCCATCCGCGGTGCATCGGCCACCCGGAGCTCCTCTCCATCAGTGCCACAGGTTGAAGAGATGCCAATCGATGTGCCTCGCGAACTGTCCTACATTGAGCGCCGTGACCTCGAAAATCGCATGACCGCGCAGGTGGTTCGCGGCATCCAAAACCAGGATGATGTCCAAGCCATGGCCAAGTCCTTGTCGACTGCGAAGGTCAAGGTTGGTCAACTTGAGAAAGGAAACGCTCTgctgaagcagcagctccaaGCAGCCGAGCACAAAGCTGGCAAATGGGAGCGAATTGCTGAAGACAAGGGGCAAGAGCTCGCCGACTTACGCGAGGATCAGGAGGCTAGCGGGCAGGAAATCGTCGAGCTCAAGCGTAAGAACACTTTGCTGGAGCTAAGCGTCGACAGAAAGGAAGCGGAATTGCGGAaactgctgcagcagtagAAGCGCTCTCACCAAGCGGTTTCAGCATCGACAATGCCCACGTCTCCCTGTTCAACACATGCACCACGGCATGAGCCAAAAGGGTGGACAGCGGCATACCGAGCGAGATCAGTTGGAGTATTCAGAGCACGACATTCGTGGCCTCTGTTCTCCCTTGCATTACCACTCTCTTCTTACACGACACTCGACATTCACGGCACTGTCCGCTCCCTGGACTCATCAGGCGAGAGCAGAGTGTAATCAGAGTTGTCAACAAAAAGTTCACGATCGCTACACATACATGCTTTACCAAAAAGGGTAGTTTAGCTAGCAACAGAATCGAGGGCGATCGCACCCACGTGCGGAGACGCCCCATATACGGTGCTAGTACCGACTTTGAGCACTACCGGAAAACCATTTGTGATGCACAGGATGAACAAGATTGCAAGGATCGCAATGTCGTGCTCCGGGTCGTCGGTTGCACGATTTGGCCTTGCAATCCAGAACATCTCGTAGCAAATACCAGATGAACATTGTTCTCAATGCAAGACGAGCTTCTCACACATTGAAGAACCAGTCCACCTGTCCCAGAAGACCAGGATCGTCCATCCAAGCATCCACGTGTGCAAGCAACAACTGAAAACAAGACCTAAGAGTAAGAACGAACAAGAAGCGGTCCGATCCTCCACTTTTCGGATTCGGATTTCCGCCTTTCGACCTTACCGGGCTCGTCTCCAGGTTTGCAGATCCTCAATCACGACATCAAGCCCATCATGATGCTGACCAGTGAGCGACGCCAAACCCAGCAGTTGCCGAGACGCGACAGCTGCGCGTGGGAAAGCACGCGATGTCTGCCGTTTGAAACGAACGATGCCGAAGACCGTCATCCCGTTCCCGCCATAAATAAGTAATCGCTTTTATATCCATGCCCTTTGGTACTTTTTGTTGTGAACATCTGATAAGGCTGTGGCCGTCCATCTCACTGTTGATTATTCCTTCTGTGCGAAGGCAAAGTTGTAGGGACCATGGTCCTTGGACACTTTAGCTCTACTGGAGCTACAGCACAACAAGACAAATACGATCCTCCTACAGCAGCAGACAAAGAAATCCTCGACCACGATGCAGAGAAGTCGCAAACgagctctcctcctccaggcGAAGTTCGcaatgaagaagaaatcgcAGCAGCATACAACATTAACGAGAAGAGCCTCGTTCGAAAATTGTAAACCACAACCCGTCGTTGTATACCTCTCATCACTGGCACAGTTCTCTAACCTTCTGTCACAGAGACGTCCACCTCCTCCCCGCCGTCTGCATCCTCTacctcctctccttcctcgacCGCGCCAACGTCGCCAATGCCCGTCTCGAAGGCCTCTTAGTTGACCTCGGCATTACAGCAAATCAATACCTTACCGGCCTTACAATGTTCTTCGTCGGGTACATTCTTCTCGAAGTCATCTGGAACGTCATTCTCAAACGCATTGGACCTAAGATTTGGCTTCCTAGCACAACACTCGCATTCGGAATTGTCGCGACATTGCAAGGTGTGGTGCAGAGACAGAATGGAGTCGCGGGATTCTTGATTGTGAGGTTCTTCCTTGGAGTTGCTGAGGGAGCGCTGTTCCCTGGTGTGGTGTTTTATTTGAGTATGTGGTACAAGAGATCGGAGAGACAATTCCGCATTGCGCTGTTCTTTGCCATGGCGAGTTTGGCGGGTGCGTTTGGTGGTATTTTGGCGTATGGTATTGGACATATGCGAGGTGTTGGAGGGTATAATGGGTGGAGATGGGTAAGATACTCCCTATCATCAACAATACGATCGACACGATTTTGGAGATTTCATATGAGGCTGACGTACGATGcagatcttcatcctcgaagGCTTGTTGACTTGTGTCGTGGCTGTAGCAGCCTACTGGTTTGTTGCAGACTGGCCAAACAAAGCAAAATTCGTTACAGAAGGAGAGCGAGCATTTATCAATGCCCGCTTGAAGAACGACAGTGACGCGACTCAACACGAAGGCTTCACCTGGGCGAACGTGGGTTCCGCGTTCAAGGATCCGAAAGTCTGGCTGTACAACGGAGTCTTCCACACTCTATCCCTCCCACTCTACACTCTATCCCTCTTCTTGGTAAGCTTTCCACGCCCAATTCTCCGGAAGTGCCCACTAACATGATATGCCTTCACAGCcctccatcatcgccgccctcGGCTACGCCTCCTGGGAAGCTCAACTCCTCACCGTCCCTCCCTACGCCCTGGCCGCTATCCTCACAGTCGGCTACGCCTTCGTCTCCGAACGCTACAAACTCCGCGCCcccttcatcctcttctccacctccaccgccatcCTAGGCTAcattctcctcctctccaacCCCTCCCCTACAACCCGTCCCGCTCAATCCTACGTCGGAGTGttcctcgccgctgctggaaTTTATCCTTCTGTCGCGTTGGGTCTATCGTGGCCGGCGATGAATGTTTCGGGTCAGACGAAACGTGCTGCGGCGAACGGGTTGCAGATTACGATTGGTAATTTGGGTGCCGTGATTGGCACGCAGCTGTATAGAGGGGCGGATGCGCCAAAGTATGTTGTGGGACATAGTGTGGCTCTTACATATTTGGTCGGTAACCTTGTGGTTGTGTCGACGTTGTGGTGGCTGTTGAATAAGATCAACAGGGAGAGAGATGAGATTGCCGCCAGAGAAGGCGCAGAAGTTCTCACAGGGGAGTGGCAAGGTGATGAGGATTTGAGGTGGAGATTTAGGGTCTAATGAGACTTTTGAGGTTCAGTTTTTACGATGATACACCAATTGCTTTACATCTATTCATCAATCGTACTCTATACAAGTTGTTACGTTCATGCATGTGCATTATTCTTGTCCTGTGATCCATCTTGTCTCGTCGCTGAACGTACGTCTATCCTACACTCTTATTCTTTTTTCGTCTCTTCAATCCGGGGTATACTTGCTCAACTTCCTAATCCTCGCACCATAGATGTAGTACAATACCGGCACTGGAGCCAGCGCAACACACAAGAAGCCCAACAAGCTCATCGCCCATGGTACTGTAAGGTTGTGAAACATGGGGGTTGCGAACATGGGGAATGCCGCACCAACCCACGAACGGAAGAAGGTGTTCGCAGCGATGGCGGAGTTCGCATTCATCTTGTAAACGTCGATGATGTAATTCAAGCCTTGCAAGAAAATCATCATTATACCGGCGCCTGTCATGGATTGTCAGTGATCGGGCTCCTTGAATATATGTTGAGCCGAACTTACCGATAGGAATAGCGGCGATGATTTCAGGCCAAGGTGTAATGTTTGGATTTGAGGTCCATCCAAACCTGAGGTGGCATGAGTTAGCGTCAATTCTCACGATGTTTCGTTTATACTAAGGACTTACCAGAACAGTCCAATTGGCAACAACAGGCCTCCGATGATCATGGGAATGAGGCGTTCCTCGGGAATGATCTCGCCATGTTCCTCCATCTTGCGTTTCGTGCGAGTTTTGGTGATGCCGACAATGATCGCCGAGCCGAATACAACACCAATAAGCACTGAGATGAATGGCAGAGAGCCAACTCCCAGGTTCCATCCGCGCTCCTCCTGGAAACTTATCGGGAACGCCTCAAAAAAACCATAAATGATGCCGTAAATCAGCGACATGTACAGCGTGACCAGGATAAGAATTGGCTCAAGTGCCAGCATCTTGAAAGGCTTGAGGAGGTATTTGTCGGCGATCTCTTTGAGGTTGACTTCCTTCTCGTCAGCTGGAGCACGCAGAGCCCAGTTCTTCGTCTTGTACTTCAACTTCTTTGCTTTTCGTTGCAACAGTACAGGCGCAAAAGTCTCggggatgacgaagaagccaaTGGTTCCGAAGAGTGCTGCCATGATCATAGTGATCCACTGTGTCCAACGCCAGCCTAGGTATGACATGGTGATGAAACCTCCCATGATCGGTCCGAGTGTGGGACCAATGAAAGTGGCAGCGGAAAAGAGGCATGCAGCGACACCGCGGTCGATGGGGTCGAAGAAATCTGCCAGGGCGCCTCCAACCACGGCCAGGGGAGCAGAAGCAAAGAATCCGCCGAAGAAGCGACAGATGAAAATGGTCTGCAGATTTGTTGCAACTGCGACCGGAATTTggaagatggcgaagatAGCATAGCCGACGAAGAGGGGTGCCTTTCGGCCATAGAGTTCACTGAAGGGACCCCAGACAATGGGGCCAAAGGCAAATCCGCTGCACAATGTTAGTTGATGTCAACGATGGAAGTAGCTTGGGCGATCGATACTTACAGCACGAACAGCGCAACTCCCAGAATCATGACTTCACTGCTGACGCCAAACTGCTGGGCAGTCACCATCGTGGCCGCGCTGAAGACGCTGGAAGCAAAGGTCACGACCAATGTCATGGAGCCCATGGACGTCGCGATGGCCCATTTTCGAACCGGGTTCCAATTCATCGGGTTTTCTGGATCGTCATCACCATCCCAGTCAACGAGGTTCGGATCGCGCTCTTCATCTGCATTATCGTGACCGTGGTCTTGTCGACCACCTTGCTTCTCGACGTCGACATTGGCGTCTTGACCGGCAGGTGGTGCAATAGGTGATTCCAGGTCCGAGTCTTTCTCCTTTTCACTGTCCCTGGATAGTCGTCGAAGATTCTCATCGCTTGGCATCTTGCGAAGTGTGGCGGGCTGCTGATTGTTATCTTCTGATTGAGAGGTGGCCCAGTTTGATGTAGGTTGTTGGGCTTCTGAAGATGGCCGCGCCCATTGCACGGTGCCATCGTCTGTGGTGATGGGAATACCACTCTCGTCCCGGATCATTTTTTGGCGAGCAGGCTGTGGTGAGTACGTCGTTGTTGGCGCGTCATGGCCAGATGGGTCCGACATGACTGCCTATATTCGGCCAGCAGTGCGGAGGAACTCTGACGGCAAACTCGACCAGCAAAATTGTTGACAAGGAAAGACGCGAACAAGCGAGACTTACAGTAATGGGGACAATGGATAAAGAGCGTGCCGCGTGTGACGTCTCCATCTCAACACACGCGTTCTAGGAGAATTCGAGCATATGGTGACGACATTGTGTAAAGCAGCTCTAGCGCTGGATCAAGTGCCAGTAGGAGAGAGAGCACACCAAGACATGCTTTGGCGCTTGATTGATTGAAGTGTGGGCCGAACACCCGGAAGGGACTCGGCACatgtgcttgtgcttcttgtgTTCGATGACAAGGTCCGTCTGGTCGTGATGGAGAGCTGTTGTCGTGCTGGAAGCCATCCTGTGCCATTCTTGAGTTCACCCACGCGTCTTTCCCTGCAATTCGCATTACGACTCCTCATCGCCGTCGGAGGTAGGGTTGTCTTGTATCTCCGCCGCGGGCGAAGGCACAGGAGGGTTCGCAGCACAATGCATGACGTACGGCGGATGCGAACGGACGAAGTCTGCAAACTTCAGCCGCATCTCGGTCGATCGGCGCTTGTCCACTAGCGCCGCCGATCGGAAAGAGCCGCTCTTGCCAAGCCTCCGTTCGCGTCTCCAGTCTGCATGCGCGACGACCGATTGTACGACAACTCAGGCACGCTCGCCCAGCATGGCCATCTCGCTGGACAAGGTCCCGAACCTCGTCAAGCTGCCACGGGAGGATGCGCAGTTCCACAGGGACACCGTGGCCGATCTGCTGAGTCGGAGGGACACCAAGTTTCCAGGCGCGCAACCGGTCTCGTTCGCGCGCCGCCATCTGAAAGAGCTGGAGCGCGCCGACTACTTTCTGGCCGAGAAGACAGACGGCGTTcgcctgctgctgttcctcACTCAGACCCACGGCCCCGATGGACGACCACAGGAGGCGCAATTCCTCATCGACCGCAAGAACGACTACTACTATGTCGAAACGGGCTACCTGCACATTCCCCTCCCCAAGCCGCCCAAAGGCTACGACTTGCACAGCTGGCACGTCAACACCCTGCTCGACGGCGAGCTTGTGCAGCAACGCTTTCCCAATGGCCACAAGCAGCTCACCTacatcatcttcgacatTCTTGTCCTCCGCGGGCAATGCATTACCGATCGAGATTTTGGAAACCGCGTGGGCAAGATCTTGGACGGCGTGCTGAGTGCCTACAAGCTCTTTGCCAAG encodes:
- a CDS encoding mitochondrial 54S ribosomal protein bL12m (BUSCO:EOG09265HPJ), which translates into the protein MSLAPSYAARACRQCIRSSSRFAASTIPQRTQQRRWQSTESAAAPENAKIASIVDQISQLTLLETADLVSTLKSRLNIPDMPIGGFAAAGPAGGAPAAAAAEEPEEAAPAKEEKTLFNLKLESFDAAAKPKIIKEVKAMLGLSLVDSKKFVESAPKMMKEGVPKEEAEKIIETLKALGGVVKME
- the NUO51 gene encoding NADH-ubiquinone oxidoreductase 51 kDa subunit, mitochondrial precursor, translated to MLSTPASKAALRAGATTSLPKVAARTLSTTTPAQAVAQDGQQKRGMATVQDAPPVHRHGGLKDQDRIFTNLYGHHGADLKSAMKYGDWYKTKEILLKGHDWIISEIKASGLRGRGGAGFPSGMKWSFMNPKGWDEDTKPRYLVVNADEGEPGTCKDREIMRKDPHKLIEGCLVAGRAMNCTAAYIYIRGEFYHEATVLQRAIQEAYQAGFLGENACGSGFNFDVFLHRGMGAYVCGEETSLIESLEGKPGKPRLKPPFPAAVGLFGCPSTVANVETVAVAPTICRRGASWFNSFGRERNSGTKLFCISGHVNNPCTVEEEMSIPLRELIDKHCGGVRGGWDNLKAVIPGGSSTPILPRKICDDQLMDFDALKDSQSGLGTAAVIVMDQSTDVVRAISRLSKFYHHESCGQCTPCREGSKWTEQIMHRFEKGQARSREIDMMQELTKQVEGHTICALGEAFAWPIQGLIRHFRPELEARIADHAKKSGGEALAGGWQHDAVKKGMLIAPGQ